TTCGAAAGCTTGAACAAGTTCCGTGGCGAGCAGAAGGCCTACAGCACGACGGCCGAGCTCGATTTCCTGCAAGCCCGCAATCTCGATTTCAAGTGGCCGACATAGGTCGCGCGGCCGGGGAGAAAGGGGGTCACCCCTTTTCCTCCTTTTCGCCCCAGTCCGCGAAGACCTCCTCGGTGTGCGCGCCGAACTCCGGCGGCGGCCGGTAGGTCTCGTAGCGGTAGCCCGAGATCGCGATGGGAAAGCCGACGCTGCGCGTCTCCACGCCGTTCGGAAGTGTCAGGGGGCGCACCAGCCCCATCGCCTCGACCTGCGGGTCGGAGAGGATCTCGGCGTAGCTGTTGATCGGGGCGCAGGGCACGCCGCGCCGGTCCATTTCGGCCAGCCACGCGTCGGCCGCGCGC
The sequence above is a segment of the bacterium genome. Coding sequences within it:
- a CDS encoding CoA transferase; its protein translation is RAADAWLAEMDRRGVPCAPINSYAEILSDPQVEAMGLVRPLTLPNGVETRSVGFPIAISGYRYETYRPPPEFGAHTEEVFADWGEKEEKG